From a single Epinephelus fuscoguttatus linkage group LG18, E.fuscoguttatus.final_Chr_v1 genomic region:
- the thnsl2 gene encoding threonine synthase-like 2 produces MQYCSTRGGVRGWDFQDVLFSGYAPDGGMFMPESLPLLSPDTLRGWRGLTYTELVVEVASLFIPSQLIPREDLEVLVGEALSGFSLPEVVRIARLKEGLSVLELFHGDTLAFKDLAMTCTVRFLDYFLRKQNRRATVLVGTSGDTGGSAIHSAKGLCGLEVVVIYPRGRITPVQEKHMITCLEDNVHVFAADGSSDDIDQPLRRLFADQELVRSHGLMSLNSVNWSRVMIQLAHFIYAYLELSGMEQAEAKGELPELEVVVPTGGAGNIAAGYIVKQMGLPLKLVAMVNSNDIVHRTVTSGDFSMAANVTQTLAPAIDIQDPYNMERVFWLLLGRDGATVKSMLEEFQQSHRYSLLENHRKILSQVLSTGTVSDEGILETMRRCWEENQYVLCPHSAVAVWHHYHCPHNPGINRCYIATASPAKFQAAVQRAGLTFDLPKAVLVLDKLATRYQNLERSPNWCKDWEDRLREKIQSVNSVRKNKGTYYS; encoded by the exons ATGCAGTACTGCAGTACTCGGGGTGGGGTCCGTGGATGGGACTTCCAGGATGTGCTGTTTTCAGGTTACGCTCCAGATGGAGGGATGTTCATGCCTGAGAGTCTGCCTTTACTGAGCCCAGACACGCTAAGGGGCTGGAGGGGGCTGACCTACACCGAGCTGGTGGTGGAGGTCGCCTCGTTGTTCATCCCCTCTCAGCTGATCCCCAGAGAGGACCTGGAGG TCCTAGTAGGTGAAGCCCTGTCTGGTTTCTCACTGCCTGAGGTGGTGAGAATTGCCCGGCTGAAAGAGGGTCTGTCAGTCCTCGAGCTCTTCCATGGAGACACCTTGGCCTTTAAGGACCTGGCCATGACCTGCACTGTGCGCTTCCTCGACTACTTCCTGCGAAAACAGAATCGCAGAGCTACTGTTCTTGTTG GCACATCAGGGGACACAGGTGGCTCGGCTATCCACAGTGCCAAAGGTCTCTGTGGGTTGGAGGTGGTGGTGATTTACCCCCGAGGACGCATCACTCCAGTCCAAGAGAAACACATGATCACCTGCCTGGAGGATAATGTCCATGTGTTTGCAG CTGATGGCAGCTCTGATGACATAGATCAGCCTCTGCGCCGTCTCTTTGCTGACCAGGAGTTGGTCAGGTCTCATGGCCTCATGAGCCTCAACTCAGTTAACTGGTCCAGAGTCATGATCCAGCTCGCCCACTTCATCTATGCTTACCTGGAGCTCAGTGGTATGGAGCAGGCCGAGGCTAAGGGGGAGTTGCCTGAGCTGGAGGTGGTGGTGCCCACTGGAGGGGCGGGGAACATTGCAG CTGGCTACATAGTAAAACAGATGGGGTTGCCCCTGAAGTTGGTGGCCATGGTGAATTCTAATGACATAGTGCACAGGACAGTAACCAGTGGTGACTTTTCCATGGCAGCTAATGTCACACAAACTTTGGCCCCCGCCATAGACATCCAG GACCCGTACAACATGGAGCGGGTGTTCTGGCTGCTGCTGGGCAGAGATGGAGCTACAGTGAAGAGCATGCTGGAGGAGTTTCAACAATCACATAGATactctctgctggaaaaccacCGCAAAATA CTGTCACAGGTTTTATCAACTGGAACAGTGAGTGATGAAGGGATCCTGGAGACCATGAGGAGATGCTGGGAGGAAAACCAGTATGTCCTGTGTCCACACTCAGCTGTGGCTGTATGGCATCACTACCACTGTCCTCACAACCCCGGGATCAACAG GTGTTATATTGCAACAGCGTCTCCAGCCAAGTTTCAGGCAGCAGTGCAGAGGGCTggcctgacctttgacctaccTAAGGCAGTACTGGTGTTGGACAAATTGGCCACCCGTTACCAGAACCTGGAGCGAAGCCCAAACTGGTGCAAAGATTGGGAGGACAGACTGAGAGAGAAGATCCAGTCTGTGAATTCAGTCAGGAAAAACAAAGGGACGTACTACAGCTAA